One genomic window of Syngnathoides biaculeatus isolate LvHL_M chromosome 13, ASM1980259v1, whole genome shotgun sequence includes the following:
- the st3gal3b gene encoding ST3 beta-galactoside alpha-2,3-sialyltransferase 3b isoform X1, translating into MKPTHKLLFVLCPMLVLGFIYYSSGKLHLNVWGQKPQLGAEVTTVVLTNGNEVKRIAELETDISVGRIVGSVYDKQGFLLQLDTKLPQELAYKYGNLSEGVCKPGYAAAKMTNIYPKFRKAAPMFLDQNFKRLAKVSNYLPPFGFKTQERIIDSILATTKNFGLGDELDSLNCKKCIIVGNGGILSNKSLGSRIDDYDVVVRLNEAPIAGYGKDVGTKTTMRITYPEGAIQKPEHYEKDSLFVFSAFKPLDFKWLRQMVLKERLRGTEGFWKSVAQHVPREPSEMRILNPYFIQEAAFQFIGLPFNNGIMGKGNIPTLGTVAITMALHNCDEVAVAGFGYDMNAPHAPLHYYEAVKMSAIKESWTHNISKEKEFLRKLVKANVISDLTNGI; encoded by the exons AGCTTGGTGCTGAAGTGACAACTGTAGTCCTCACTAACGGCAATGAAGTGAAAAGAATTGCAG AGCTGGAAACTGATATCTCCGTGGGACGAATAGTAGGCTCAG TGTATGACAAGCAGGGCTTTTTGCTGCAGTTAGACACAAAATT GCCACAGGAGTTGGCATACAAGTATGGCAATCTGAGCGAAGGCGTGTGCAAGCCAGGATATGCAGCAGCCAAAATGACAAACATCTATCCAAA GTTCAGGAAAGCAGCACCCATGTTTCTTGACCAAAACTTCAAACGTCTCGCAAAAGTCAGCAATTATTTGCCTCCATTTGGATTCAAAACACAAG AGAGAATCATAGACAGCATTTTAGCTACTACCAAAAACTTTGGATTAGGAGATGAACTGGACAG TCTCAACTGTAAAAAATGCATCATTGTGGGCAACGGAGGTATCTTGTCCAACAAGTCTCTGGGATCCCGTATAGATGACTATGAtgttgtggtcag GTTGAATGAAGCCCCAATAGCTGGTTACGGGAAGGATGTTGGGACCAAAACTACAATGAGAATTACCTACCCAGAGGGAGCTATTCAGAAGCCTGAACACTACGAAAAGGATtcactttttgtattttcagcTTTTAAACCACTGGACTTCAAGTGGTTAAGACAGATGGTCTTGAAAGAGAGATTG CGAGGCACAGAGGGTTTTTGGAAGTCCGTGGCCCAGCATGTCCCTCGTGAGCCCAGTGAGATGAGAATCCTCAACCCCTACTTCATCCAGGAGGCTGCCTTCCAGTTCATAGGCCTGCCCTTTAACAATGGCATCATGGGAAAAGGG AACATTCCAACTTTAGGCACGGTTGCCATAACAATGGCGCTGCATAACTGTGACGAGGTGGCGGTGGCCGGGTTTGGCTATGACATGAACGCACCTCACGCACCCCTCCACTATTACGAGGCCGTCAAGATGTCTGCCATCAAAGAG TCCTGGACGCACAACATATCGAAGGAGAAGGAGTTCCTGCGCAAGTTAGTGAAAGCCAATGTCATCTCCGACCTCACCAATGGTATCTGA
- the st3gal3b gene encoding ST3 beta-galactoside alpha-2,3-sialyltransferase 3b isoform X2: MKPTHKLLFVLCPMLVLGFIYYSSGKLHLNVWGQKPQLETDISVGRIVGSVYDKQGFLLQLDTKLPQELAYKYGNLSEGVCKPGYAAAKMTNIYPKFRKAAPMFLDQNFKRLAKVSNYLPPFGFKTQERIIDSILATTKNFGLGDELDSLNCKKCIIVGNGGILSNKSLGSRIDDYDVVVRLNEAPIAGYGKDVGTKTTMRITYPEGAIQKPEHYEKDSLFVFSAFKPLDFKWLRQMVLKERLRGTEGFWKSVAQHVPREPSEMRILNPYFIQEAAFQFIGLPFNNGIMGKGNIPTLGTVAITMALHNCDEVAVAGFGYDMNAPHAPLHYYEAVKMSAIKESWTHNISKEKEFLRKLVKANVISDLTNGI, encoded by the exons AGCTGGAAACTGATATCTCCGTGGGACGAATAGTAGGCTCAG TGTATGACAAGCAGGGCTTTTTGCTGCAGTTAGACACAAAATT GCCACAGGAGTTGGCATACAAGTATGGCAATCTGAGCGAAGGCGTGTGCAAGCCAGGATATGCAGCAGCCAAAATGACAAACATCTATCCAAA GTTCAGGAAAGCAGCACCCATGTTTCTTGACCAAAACTTCAAACGTCTCGCAAAAGTCAGCAATTATTTGCCTCCATTTGGATTCAAAACACAAG AGAGAATCATAGACAGCATTTTAGCTACTACCAAAAACTTTGGATTAGGAGATGAACTGGACAG TCTCAACTGTAAAAAATGCATCATTGTGGGCAACGGAGGTATCTTGTCCAACAAGTCTCTGGGATCCCGTATAGATGACTATGAtgttgtggtcag GTTGAATGAAGCCCCAATAGCTGGTTACGGGAAGGATGTTGGGACCAAAACTACAATGAGAATTACCTACCCAGAGGGAGCTATTCAGAAGCCTGAACACTACGAAAAGGATtcactttttgtattttcagcTTTTAAACCACTGGACTTCAAGTGGTTAAGACAGATGGTCTTGAAAGAGAGATTG CGAGGCACAGAGGGTTTTTGGAAGTCCGTGGCCCAGCATGTCCCTCGTGAGCCCAGTGAGATGAGAATCCTCAACCCCTACTTCATCCAGGAGGCTGCCTTCCAGTTCATAGGCCTGCCCTTTAACAATGGCATCATGGGAAAAGGG AACATTCCAACTTTAGGCACGGTTGCCATAACAATGGCGCTGCATAACTGTGACGAGGTGGCGGTGGCCGGGTTTGGCTATGACATGAACGCACCTCACGCACCCCTCCACTATTACGAGGCCGTCAAGATGTCTGCCATCAAAGAG TCCTGGACGCACAACATATCGAAGGAGAAGGAGTTCCTGCGCAAGTTAGTGAAAGCCAATGTCATCTCCGACCTCACCAATGGTATCTGA
- the st3gal3b gene encoding ST3 beta-galactoside alpha-2,3-sialyltransferase 3b isoform X3 — protein sequence MKPTHKLLFVLCPMLVLGFIYYSSGKLHLNVWGQKPLYDKQGFLLQLDTKLPQELAYKYGNLSEGVCKPGYAAAKMTNIYPKFRKAAPMFLDQNFKRLAKVSNYLPPFGFKTQERIIDSILATTKNFGLGDELDSLNCKKCIIVGNGGILSNKSLGSRIDDYDVVVRLNEAPIAGYGKDVGTKTTMRITYPEGAIQKPEHYEKDSLFVFSAFKPLDFKWLRQMVLKERLRGTEGFWKSVAQHVPREPSEMRILNPYFIQEAAFQFIGLPFNNGIMGKGNIPTLGTVAITMALHNCDEVAVAGFGYDMNAPHAPLHYYEAVKMSAIKESWTHNISKEKEFLRKLVKANVISDLTNGI from the exons TGTATGACAAGCAGGGCTTTTTGCTGCAGTTAGACACAAAATT GCCACAGGAGTTGGCATACAAGTATGGCAATCTGAGCGAAGGCGTGTGCAAGCCAGGATATGCAGCAGCCAAAATGACAAACATCTATCCAAA GTTCAGGAAAGCAGCACCCATGTTTCTTGACCAAAACTTCAAACGTCTCGCAAAAGTCAGCAATTATTTGCCTCCATTTGGATTCAAAACACAAG AGAGAATCATAGACAGCATTTTAGCTACTACCAAAAACTTTGGATTAGGAGATGAACTGGACAG TCTCAACTGTAAAAAATGCATCATTGTGGGCAACGGAGGTATCTTGTCCAACAAGTCTCTGGGATCCCGTATAGATGACTATGAtgttgtggtcag GTTGAATGAAGCCCCAATAGCTGGTTACGGGAAGGATGTTGGGACCAAAACTACAATGAGAATTACCTACCCAGAGGGAGCTATTCAGAAGCCTGAACACTACGAAAAGGATtcactttttgtattttcagcTTTTAAACCACTGGACTTCAAGTGGTTAAGACAGATGGTCTTGAAAGAGAGATTG CGAGGCACAGAGGGTTTTTGGAAGTCCGTGGCCCAGCATGTCCCTCGTGAGCCCAGTGAGATGAGAATCCTCAACCCCTACTTCATCCAGGAGGCTGCCTTCCAGTTCATAGGCCTGCCCTTTAACAATGGCATCATGGGAAAAGGG AACATTCCAACTTTAGGCACGGTTGCCATAACAATGGCGCTGCATAACTGTGACGAGGTGGCGGTGGCCGGGTTTGGCTATGACATGAACGCACCTCACGCACCCCTCCACTATTACGAGGCCGTCAAGATGTCTGCCATCAAAGAG TCCTGGACGCACAACATATCGAAGGAGAAGGAGTTCCTGCGCAAGTTAGTGAAAGCCAATGTCATCTCCGACCTCACCAATGGTATCTGA